Proteins co-encoded in one Armatimonadota bacterium genomic window:
- the ileS gene encoding isoleucine--tRNA ligase: MPSFRPVPVKIDFPAQERELLRWWLERDILGQYLRRNETSPRRFAFLDGPITANNPMGIHHAWGRTYKDLFQRYKTMAGYRQRYQNGFDGQGLWVEVEVEKELGFTSKRDIEVYGIAPFVELCKARVRRFAEIITQQSLRLGYWMRWDNSYHTMADENNYMIWYFLKRCWERGLIYKGHDAMPWCPRCGTGISEHEIVTEGYREVTHPGLVVRLPLVDAPGRSLLVWTTTPWTLTSNVAAAVHPDQPYVRVRQGDEEFYVMEARLEILTGRYTVVETLPGRALVGWRYRGPFDDLPAQQGVEHRVIPWEDVSAEEGTGIVHIAPGAGAEDFALGKRFGLAVLAPLDEFGVFVDGFGEFTGRTAAEVAGPIEERLRARGLLYRADPYTHRYPVCWRCGTELVFRVVDEWFIAMDPIREAIMDAARQVRWIPEFGLERELDWLRNMHDWMISKKRYWGLALPIYECQACGAFEVLGSREELRARAVEGWEAFEGHSPHRPWVDAVKIRCRACGAVTSRIPDVGNPWLDAGIVPFSTLIDPATGKVSYLDDRRYWREWFPFDFITEAFPGQYRNWFYSLLVMSTVLEGTAPFRVCLGHALVRDEHGREMHKSWGNAIEFEEAADRIGADVVRWVFAAQNPAVNTNFGYGPADDVRRRFVLPWWNVYAFFVTYASLERGLDLAGLLAAPPPLRLLDRWILSRLAHLVQTVAARLDDYDPAGACRVAEAFVDDLSTWYVRRSRRRFWKSEDDQDKRAAYYTLYTVLKTLAQALAPFMPFLTEAIYQNLVRTVEPQAPESVHLCDYPVLPAAWREPAVEAAMDAVRDLVRLGRAARSAARIRVRQPLPAVLVATTQRGIVEDPELRELLADELNVKEVRVLDDAAPYVTFEVKPRFDRLGPRLGARVQAVAGALRTLSPATAAAAVQRGEAVAVTVDGERVELAPDDLEVRVRAAPGYAAEGAGAHLVVLETAIDDALAREGWARELVHHIQQLRKELGLEVSDRIVLYVDGDAEVQATLVAHRAYVMGETLAVDVRSGAAEQPGAREIRLDGAVARVAVVRA; encoded by the coding sequence ATGCCGTCGTTTCGCCCCGTGCCCGTCAAGATCGACTTCCCGGCGCAGGAGCGGGAGCTGCTGCGGTGGTGGCTCGAGCGGGACATCCTCGGCCAGTACCTGCGCCGCAACGAGACCTCCCCGCGCCGCTTCGCGTTCCTCGACGGGCCCATCACCGCCAACAACCCCATGGGGATCCACCACGCCTGGGGACGGACTTACAAGGACCTGTTCCAGCGCTACAAGACCATGGCCGGCTACCGACAGCGCTACCAGAACGGGTTCGATGGCCAGGGGCTGTGGGTCGAGGTGGAGGTCGAGAAGGAGCTGGGCTTCACCAGCAAGCGGGACATCGAGGTGTACGGCATCGCGCCGTTCGTGGAGCTGTGCAAGGCGCGGGTGCGCCGCTTCGCCGAGATCATCACCCAGCAGTCGCTGCGGCTGGGCTACTGGATGCGGTGGGACAACTCCTACCACACCATGGCCGACGAGAACAACTACATGATCTGGTACTTCCTCAAGCGCTGCTGGGAGCGCGGGTTGATCTACAAGGGGCACGACGCGATGCCGTGGTGCCCGCGCTGTGGGACCGGCATCTCGGAACACGAGATCGTCACCGAAGGCTACCGCGAGGTGACCCACCCGGGGCTGGTGGTGCGCCTGCCGCTGGTGGACGCCCCGGGCCGGTCGTTGCTCGTCTGGACCACCACCCCCTGGACGCTGACCAGCAACGTGGCCGCGGCCGTGCACCCCGATCAGCCCTACGTGCGGGTCCGGCAGGGTGACGAGGAGTTCTACGTGATGGAGGCCCGCCTGGAGATCCTGACCGGCCGCTACACCGTGGTGGAGACCCTCCCGGGCCGGGCCCTGGTGGGCTGGCGGTACCGCGGGCCGTTCGACGACCTCCCCGCCCAGCAGGGCGTGGAGCACCGGGTGATCCCCTGGGAGGACGTCAGCGCCGAGGAGGGGACCGGCATCGTGCACATCGCGCCGGGCGCCGGTGCCGAGGACTTCGCGCTGGGGAAGCGGTTTGGCCTGGCGGTGCTGGCACCGCTGGACGAGTTCGGCGTGTTCGTCGACGGCTTCGGCGAGTTCACGGGCCGGACGGCGGCCGAGGTGGCGGGGCCGATCGAGGAGCGCCTGCGGGCGCGAGGGCTGCTCTACCGTGCCGACCCCTACACCCACCGGTACCCGGTGTGCTGGCGCTGCGGCACCGAGCTGGTCTTCCGCGTCGTCGACGAGTGGTTCATCGCTATGGACCCGATCCGCGAGGCGATCATGGACGCGGCGCGGCAGGTGCGCTGGATTCCCGAGTTCGGGCTGGAGCGCGAGCTGGACTGGCTGCGCAACATGCACGACTGGATGATCAGCAAGAAGCGCTACTGGGGCCTGGCGCTGCCGATCTACGAGTGCCAGGCCTGCGGGGCGTTCGAGGTGCTGGGCTCCCGGGAGGAGCTGCGGGCGCGGGCCGTGGAGGGATGGGAGGCGTTCGAGGGCCACTCGCCCCACCGACCGTGGGTGGACGCGGTGAAGATCCGCTGCCGTGCCTGCGGCGCGGTCACCAGTCGCATCCCCGACGTCGGCAACCCGTGGTTGGACGCCGGCATCGTGCCGTTCTCCACACTGATCGACCCGGCCACCGGCAAGGTGTCGTACCTGGACGATCGACGCTACTGGCGCGAGTGGTTCCCGTTCGACTTCATCACCGAAGCGTTCCCGGGGCAGTACCGGAACTGGTTTTACTCCCTGCTGGTGATGAGCACGGTGCTGGAGGGCACGGCGCCGTTCCGGGTCTGTCTGGGCCACGCGTTGGTGCGCGACGAGCACGGCCGCGAGATGCACAAGTCGTGGGGCAACGCCATCGAGTTCGAGGAGGCCGCCGACCGCATCGGCGCCGACGTGGTGCGGTGGGTCTTCGCCGCCCAGAACCCCGCGGTGAACACCAACTTCGGCTACGGGCCGGCCGACGACGTGCGCCGGCGGTTCGTCCTGCCTTGGTGGAACGTGTACGCCTTCTTCGTGACCTACGCCTCGCTGGAGCGCGGCCTCGACCTGGCCGGCCTGCTGGCCGCGCCGCCGCCGCTGCGCCTGCTCGACCGCTGGATCCTCTCGCGCCTGGCCCACCTGGTCCAGACCGTGGCCGCGCGTTTGGATGACTACGACCCGGCCGGCGCCTGTCGGGTGGCCGAGGCGTTCGTCGACGACCTCTCCACCTGGTACGTCCGGCGCAGCCGGCGGCGGTTCTGGAAGAGCGAGGACGACCAGGACAAGCGCGCGGCCTACTACACCCTCTACACGGTGTTGAAGACGCTGGCGCAGGCGCTGGCGCCCTTCATGCCGTTCCTGACCGAGGCCATCTACCAGAACCTGGTGCGGACCGTCGAGCCCCAGGCCCCGGAGAGTGTCCACCTCTGCGACTACCCGGTGCTGCCCGCGGCCTGGCGCGAGCCGGCTGTGGAGGCCGCCATGGACGCCGTGCGGGACTTGGTGCGGCTGGGCCGGGCGGCCCGCAGCGCCGCCCGGATCCGGGTGCGCCAGCCCCTGCCGGCGGTGCTCGTGGCCACGACCCAGCGCGGGATCGTCGAGGACCCCGAGCTGCGGGAGCTGCTGGCCGACGAGCTCAACGTCAAGGAGGTGCGCGTCCTCGACGACGCCGCGCCGTACGTGACGTTCGAGGTCAAGCCGCGGTTCGACCGGCTGGGTCCGCGGCTTGGGGCGCGGGTGCAGGCCGTGGCGGGCGCCCTGCGCACACTCTCACCCGCTACGGCCGCCGCGGCCGTCCAGCGCGGCGAGGCGGTGGCCGTGACCGTGGACGGCGAGCGGGTGGAGCTCGCCCCCGACGACCTGGAGGTGCGCGTGCGCGCGGCGCCCGGGTACGCCGCCGAGGGCGCCGGCGCCCACCTGGTCGTGCTCGAGACCGCCATTGACGACGCGTTGGCCCGCGAGGGATGGGCCCGTGAGCTCGTGCACCACATCCAGCAGCTGCGCAAGGAGCTGGGTCTGGAGGTGAGCGACCGCATCGTGCTCTACGTGGACGGCGACGCCGAGGTGCAGGCCACGCTGGTGGCCCACCGTGCCTACGTGATGGGCGAGACGCTGGCCGTCGACGTGCGATCGGGCGCGGCCGAGCAGCCCGGCGCCCGTGAGATCCGTCTGGACGGCGCCGTCGCCCGGGTGGCCGTGGTGCGGGCGTGA
- a CDS encoding amino acid racemase: MSAPRRTIGVLGGMGPWATLDFFGRLLRLTPAARDQDHLRILIDNNPAVPDRSAFLLGCGEDPTPWLVAGARGLAAAGADFLTIPCNTAHAFYAAIAGSVAIPVLHMMEETAAAAAGTYPQVRRVGLLATAGTVRAGLYARAFARYGVEVVVPAAADQAATDALIAAVKAGPRPEHRAQATALVQTLAAQGAEAVVLGCTELPIVLAADALAAAPVPVLDATEVLARRAVALALGEADWPPARRPVPLASAEALE, from the coding sequence GTGAGCGCACCCCGGCGGACGATCGGCGTGCTGGGGGGCATGGGGCCCTGGGCCACCCTGGACTTCTTCGGGCGCCTGTTGCGCCTGACGCCCGCGGCCCGGGATCAGGACCACCTCCGGATCCTCATCGACAACAACCCGGCGGTCCCGGATCGGAGCGCGTTCCTCCTGGGATGCGGCGAGGATCCGACGCCGTGGCTGGTCGCTGGCGCCCGGGGGCTCGCTGCCGCCGGCGCCGACTTCCTGACCATCCCCTGCAACACGGCTCATGCGTTCTACGCGGCCATCGCCGGCAGCGTGGCGATCCCGGTGTTGCACATGATGGAGGAAACGGCCGCGGCCGCGGCCGGGACCTACCCGCAGGTGCGCCGCGTCGGCCTGCTGGCCACCGCCGGCACGGTGCGTGCCGGCCTGTATGCCCGGGCGTTTGCGCGCTACGGCGTGGAGGTCGTGGTGCCTGCGGCGGCAGACCAGGCGGCCACCGACGCGCTCATCGCCGCCGTCAAGGCCGGTCCGCGGCCAGAGCACCGCGCCCAGGCGACGGCGCTGGTCCAGACGCTGGCGGCGCAGGGGGCGGAGGCTGTCGTGTTGGGGTGCACGGAGCTGCCGATCGTCCTTGCGGCGGACGCGCTGGCTGCGGCCCCGGTCCCCGTGCTCGATGCCACCGAGGTGCTGGCCCGACGGGCGGTGGCCCTGGCGCTGGGCGAGGCGGACTGGCCGCCTGCGCGTCGTCCAGTCCCCCTTGCCAGTGCAGAGGCTCTTGAGTAA
- a CDS encoding TraR/DksA C4-type zinc finger protein codes for MPNKAARARTAQRQATKAASSTKKGQAKASRRAQAPRAGASRAPVRASRAPTSIKPAPRVVTAARPLTKRELEEFRQLLEEERDRLTQELEAIEEHLPEVEQISVDSSGYDEDIADVAADTFEREKGFAIENSVQALLTQVEEALSRIDEGTYGTCELCGQPIHIERLRAIPYARLCIQCKAREEQANAR; via the coding sequence ATGCCGAATAAGGCCGCTCGGGCCCGTACCGCGCAGCGCCAGGCGACCAAGGCGGCCTCGTCCACGAAGAAGGGCCAGGCCAAGGCGTCTCGTCGGGCCCAGGCCCCGCGGGCTGGCGCGTCGCGGGCCCCCGTCCGTGCTTCGCGCGCCCCGACGTCGATCAAGCCAGCACCGCGGGTCGTGACGGCAGCACGGCCCCTCACCAAGCGCGAGCTCGAGGAGTTCCGCCAGCTGTTGGAGGAGGAGCGCGACCGGCTGACGCAGGAGCTGGAGGCGATCGAGGAGCACCTGCCCGAGGTCGAGCAGATCAGCGTGGATTCCAGCGGCTACGACGAGGACATCGCCGACGTGGCCGCCGACACCTTCGAGCGGGAGAAGGGCTTCGCGATCGAGAACAGCGTGCAGGCGTTGCTGACCCAGGTGGAGGAAGCGCTGAGCCGCATCGACGAGGGCACCTACGGCACCTGTGAGCTGTGCGGTCAGCCGATCCACATCGAGCGCCTGCGCGCCATCCCGTACGCTCGCCTGTGCATCCAGTGCAAGGCGCGCGAAGAGCAGGCCAACGCGCGCTAG
- a CDS encoding NFACT family protein: protein MQDGMGGVLTSPSASFDSVVLAAVIAELQDVVGTRIQRVLGAGPGALVLAVRGGGRTRLLLACARPRWARLVEVTTPPPGEADAFAGLVRSRLVGAIVRSVTAAPFERLATLALDTLEGPAQLHAELAGRHPNLVLACNGLVVGVLRPVAGPGREVRPQRPYVPPLQTRPTPATLTAPALAAVARQRPEAPAWRTLLEAVAGIGPALAHELCLRADVAPDAPLDPARAHAVVAATTTLAADVAARRFAPVLYSDAATPVAYAPFPFRLYARLTASPTTMSAAVEAVTARAEAADRLDRARRAVATAVARARARVEHALAALAREMDEAATAPRLRQWGELLLAYQAHVPRGAASVEVPGFDGTPTVIPLDPARTAVENAQQYFRRYAKAQAAARHVPARRAQLEAERAWLERVATAITRAQHEDDLKALAQELREGRPHLPHRPAAASSGPGRVYTLGDGFCALVARSAREGDRLVFQVARPDDLWLHARNAPGAHVIVQGPADPPEAVVEAAARLAAYYSRGRHAGHVPVVVTRRRYVRRVRGGRPGQVTYSNERTLVVSPALPGGEPDRPPP from the coding sequence GTGCAAGACGGCATGGGCGGCGTCCTGACCTCCCCCTCCGCGTCCTTCGACAGCGTGGTGCTGGCCGCGGTCATCGCCGAGCTGCAGGATGTGGTGGGCACCCGCATCCAGCGCGTCCTGGGCGCCGGGCCGGGCGCGCTGGTGCTGGCCGTGCGCGGGGGCGGGCGCACCCGTCTGCTGCTGGCGTGCGCACGACCGCGGTGGGCCAGACTGGTCGAGGTGACCACACCACCTCCGGGCGAGGCCGATGCGTTCGCCGGGCTGGTGCGCAGCCGGCTGGTCGGGGCGATCGTCCGCAGCGTGACCGCCGCGCCCTTCGAGCGCCTGGCGACGCTGGCGCTCGATACGCTGGAGGGTCCGGCACAGCTCCACGCCGAGCTCGCGGGGCGCCATCCCAACCTCGTGCTGGCGTGCAACGGCCTGGTGGTAGGGGTCCTGCGTCCGGTGGCGGGTCCCGGTCGCGAGGTGCGCCCGCAGCGGCCCTATGTTCCGCCGCTCCAGACGCGCCCGACCCCTGCCACGCTGACCGCACCCGCGCTCGCGGCGGTCGCCCGACAGCGCCCCGAGGCCCCTGCGTGGCGCACGCTGCTGGAGGCGGTGGCCGGCATCGGTCCCGCGCTGGCGCACGAGCTGTGCCTCCGCGCGGACGTGGCCCCCGACGCACCACTCGACCCCGCGCGTGCTCACGCCGTGGTGGCGGCCACGACGACGCTGGCGGCGGACGTCGCCGCAAGGCGGTTCGCGCCGGTCCTCTACAGCGACGCCGCGACGCCCGTGGCGTACGCCCCGTTCCCGTTCCGCCTCTACGCGCGGCTCACCGCGTCTCCGACCACGATGAGTGCGGCCGTCGAGGCCGTGACCGCGCGCGCCGAGGCGGCTGACCGCCTCGACCGCGCACGCCGGGCAGTTGCGACTGCCGTGGCACGGGCCAGGGCGCGGGTCGAGCATGCGCTCGCCGCTCTCGCCCGCGAGATGGACGAGGCGGCGACCGCCCCACGCCTGCGGCAGTGGGGCGAACTGCTCCTTGCCTACCAGGCGCACGTGCCGCGCGGCGCGGCATCGGTGGAGGTCCCGGGGTTCGACGGGACGCCCACCGTGATTCCCCTCGACCCCGCGCGCACCGCGGTCGAGAACGCCCAACAGTATTTCCGCCGCTACGCCAAAGCCCAAGCTGCGGCGCGCCACGTCCCGGCCCGGCGCGCCCAGCTGGAGGCCGAGCGGGCCTGGCTGGAGCGCGTGGCCACGGCCATCACCCGGGCCCAGCACGAGGACGACCTCAAAGCGCTGGCGCAGGAGCTACGAGAAGGAAGACCGCACCTGCCACACCGGCCGGCGGCCGCTTCGAGCGGGCCGGGGCGCGTCTACACGCTTGGCGACGGTTTTTGCGCGCTGGTCGCGCGCAGCGCGCGCGAGGGCGACCGCCTTGTGTTTCAGGTGGCGCGTCCCGACGACCTGTGGCTCCACGCCAGGAACGCGCCGGGGGCCCACGTGATCGTCCAGGGCCCGGCCGACCCGCCCGAGGCCGTGGTGGAAGCCGCCGCCCGCCTGGCCGCCTACTACAGTCGCGGGCGGCATGCCGGGCACGTGCCGGTGGTGGTGACCCGCCGCCGCTACGTGCGGCGGGTGCGTGGCGGGCGCCCCGGACAGGTCACCTACAGCAACGAGCGCACGCTGGTGGTCTCACCCGCACTGCCCGGCGGCGAGCCAGACCGCCCGCCGCCCTGA
- a CDS encoding prolipoprotein diacylglyceryl transferase, whose translation MQQILYDVWGVPISAFGLFLLLAFGASIVVARRSAYARLGIDPTHTLDLALYAIVAGIVGGRIGFVLANLEAFAGEPRRMLTIWRDGGLVYYGALAAGLVLARLYTRRWQVSFGALLDAYAPALIIGYGIAMIGALLHGLFPGKPTGVPWAIDLFLERRHPTQIYLALAAAAILVILRGQRDQALADGTLFVLALFLQAVARFFVDVFVEAPAVAGPLTLGQLASGTVAVASGLLLGWLQRRGPAVRVEPAPQTPP comes from the coding sequence GTGCAACAGATCCTGTACGACGTCTGGGGCGTGCCGATCTCGGCCTTCGGGCTGTTCTTGCTGCTGGCCTTCGGCGCCTCCATCGTCGTCGCGCGCCGGTCGGCGTACGCGCGGCTTGGCATCGACCCCACCCACACCCTGGACTTGGCCCTCTACGCCATCGTGGCGGGGATCGTCGGCGGCCGCATCGGGTTCGTGCTGGCCAACCTCGAGGCGTTCGCCGGCGAGCCGCGGCGCATGCTGACGATCTGGCGGGACGGCGGCCTGGTCTACTACGGGGCGCTCGCAGCGGGCCTGGTGCTCGCACGGTTGTATACCCGCCGGTGGCAGGTGTCGTTTGGCGCGCTGCTGGACGCCTATGCGCCGGCGCTGATCATCGGCTACGGGATCGCCATGATCGGGGCGCTGCTGCACGGCCTGTTCCCCGGCAAGCCAACAGGGGTGCCCTGGGCGATCGACCTGTTCCTCGAGCGGCGCCACCCGACCCAGATCTACCTGGCCCTGGCCGCGGCAGCGATCCTGGTGATCTTGCGGGGCCAGCGCGACCAGGCCCTGGCCGACGGCACCCTCTTCGTGCTGGCACTGTTCTTGCAGGCGGTGGCCCGGTTCTTCGTGGACGTCTTCGTCGAGGCGCCGGCGGTGGCCGGGCCGTTGACCCTCGGCCAGCTCGCCAGCGGCACCGTCGCCGTGGCCAGTGGCCTGCTGCTGGGCTGGCTGCAGCGCCGCGGGCCCGCGGTACGCGTGGAGCCCGCGCCGCAGACGCCGCCGTAG
- a CDS encoding glycosyltransferase, translated as MHACVRACGRRTPLPRAPGGGNGIPTTPGDRVKVCVYLEHAQPSSWSSGVRQAYDNQLRALRAAGVTVTSDPSEAFDLLHLHQLGPRSLYLAEKCSGRVPVVISAHTTAEDFANSFVMSDSLAPYLGRLLTYFYNKADLVITPSAYTKQVLERAGVVRPIEVVSNGVDLQRFHSLYRARRLARGRHFLRGVVAFAVGLVLLRKGVDLFCEVARRLPHLTFVWFGRIPKAVKPETLRVIDEAPPNVRFPGYVENVTEAYAAGDIFFFPSSVENEGIAVLEAAAAGRPLVLRDAECFAGRFVDNENALLAADADQFSLQLRRLVEEPDLRARLAAAARRYAAAHSLERVGARLREVYAGLL; from the coding sequence ATGCATGCATGTGTCCGGGCATGCGGCCGCCGGACGCCGCTCCCGCGTGCCCCGGGAGGCGGGAACGGCATCCCGACGACGCCGGGGGACCGCGTGAAAGTCTGCGTGTATCTCGAGCACGCCCAGCCCTCCTCCTGGAGCAGCGGGGTCCGTCAGGCCTACGACAACCAGCTGCGCGCCCTGCGGGCGGCGGGTGTCACGGTCACCAGCGATCCCAGCGAGGCGTTCGACCTGCTGCACCTCCACCAGCTCGGTCCGCGCTCGCTGTACCTGGCCGAGAAGTGCAGCGGCCGGGTCCCGGTGGTCATCTCCGCGCACACCACCGCCGAGGACTTCGCCAACTCGTTCGTCATGAGCGATTCGCTGGCGCCGTACCTGGGACGGCTCCTGACCTATTTCTACAACAAGGCTGACCTGGTCATCACGCCGTCTGCCTACACCAAGCAGGTCCTGGAGCGGGCAGGCGTCGTCCGGCCCATCGAGGTGGTGAGCAACGGCGTGGACCTGCAGCGCTTCCACTCCCTCTACCGGGCGCGGCGGCTGGCGCGGGGCCGGCACTTCCTGCGGGGCGTCGTGGCCTTCGCCGTGGGGCTGGTGTTGCTGCGCAAGGGCGTCGACCTGTTCTGTGAGGTCGCCCGGCGGCTACCTCACCTGACGTTCGTCTGGTTCGGCCGTATCCCCAAGGCCGTGAAGCCCGAAACGTTGCGGGTGATCGACGAGGCCCCTCCCAACGTCCGCTTTCCCGGCTACGTCGAGAACGTCACCGAGGCCTATGCGGCCGGCGACATCTTCTTCTTCCCCAGCAGCGTGGAGAACGAGGGCATCGCGGTGCTGGAAGCGGCCGCGGCCGGCCGCCCGCTGGTGCTGCGCGACGCCGAGTGCTTCGCCGGCCGCTTCGTCGACAACGAGAACGCGCTGCTGGCCGCCGACGCCGACCAGTTCTCCCTCCAGCTGCGGCGGCTGGTGGAGGAACCCGACCTGCGCGCCCGCCTGGCCGCCGCGGCCCGACGGTACGCCGCCGCGCACTCCCTCGAGCGCGTGGGCGCGCGCCTGCGGGAGGTCTACGCCGGGCTGCTGTAG
- the lspA gene encoding signal peptidase II: protein MQPSSRHRRWPGRLLAASLLAIADQAIKAAVAATLPAGVEVPVVPGVLTLTHVHNRGVAFGLLPGLPPLVLGLVAGCLVLLVVWRGGDPLERWQVGAGSALVLGGAAGNLVDRLRWGYVIDYIDLHRWPVFNLADAAIVAGGVLLATGLLGGTGTTRAAAGSRNPRQGHPGR, encoded by the coding sequence TTGCAGCCGTCGTCCCGACATCGGCGCTGGCCCGGGCGCCTGCTCGCCGCAAGCCTGCTGGCCATCGCGGACCAGGCGATCAAGGCGGCAGTTGCGGCGACGCTGCCGGCCGGCGTGGAAGTGCCGGTCGTCCCGGGCGTCCTGACCCTGACCCACGTGCACAACCGCGGCGTGGCGTTCGGGCTGCTGCCCGGCCTGCCCCCGCTGGTCCTCGGGCTCGTCGCCGGTTGCCTCGTGCTTCTGGTCGTGTGGAGGGGCGGCGACCCCCTGGAGCGCTGGCAGGTGGGGGCGGGTAGTGCCCTCGTGCTGGGCGGGGCGGCAGGGAACCTGGTCGACCGCCTGCGCTGGGGCTACGTCATCGACTACATCGACCTGCACCGCTGGCCGGTGTTCAACCTGGCCGATGCGGCCATCGTCGCAGGCGGTGTGCTCCTCGCCACCGGGCTGCTCGGCGGGACTGGGACCACCCGTGCAGCGGCCGGGAGCAGGAACCCTCGCCAGGGACATCCCGGGAGGTGA
- a CDS encoding RluA family pseudouridine synthase: protein MVDAAAAGQRLDAFLAARAPALSRARIQALIASGHVTVPRLAGRRLRPAARLRAGDVVVLVVPPPAPAILQPEPLPLDIVYEDADVLVVNKPAGLVVHPGAGRTSGTLVHAVLAHCPDLPGIGGVHRPGIVHRLDKDTSGLLVVAKTEAALRSLQAQIAAKRATRDYLALVWGVPAPAAGTIEAPLGRDPRRRTRMAVRPDGRPAVTRYRVVEAFPEFALLEVRLVTGRTHQIRVHCAHIGHPVVGDPVYGRRRNPWGLRRQALHAYRLAFAHPRDGRAMQFEVPLPEDLVRVLQALRKGAAGAPTAP, encoded by the coding sequence GTGGTCGATGCGGCGGCCGCCGGGCAGCGCCTGGACGCGTTCCTGGCTGCGCGAGCGCCTGCGCTGTCGCGGGCACGCATCCAGGCGCTGATCGCATCCGGCCACGTCACCGTCCCGCGTCTGGCGGGGCGGCGCCTCCGCCCTGCCGCGCGCCTGCGGGCCGGCGACGTGGTCGTGTTGGTCGTCCCACCGCCTGCGCCGGCGATCCTGCAGCCCGAGCCCCTGCCGCTGGACATCGTGTACGAGGATGCCGACGTGCTGGTGGTCAACAAGCCCGCAGGGCTTGTGGTGCATCCGGGCGCGGGGCGCACGTCGGGCACGCTGGTGCACGCCGTGCTCGCGCACTGTCCGGACCTGCCGGGGATCGGCGGCGTGCACCGGCCGGGCATCGTGCACCGGCTGGACAAGGACACCTCGGGGCTGCTGGTCGTCGCCAAGACCGAGGCCGCGCTGCGCTCCCTCCAGGCGCAGATCGCGGCGAAGCGGGCGACCCGCGACTACCTCGCCCTGGTCTGGGGCGTACCTGCGCCGGCGGCCGGCACGATCGAGGCGCCTCTCGGTCGGGATCCGCGCCGCCGCACCCGCATGGCCGTGCGCCCCGACGGCCGCCCCGCGGTGACACGGTATCGTGTGGTCGAGGCCTTTCCGGAGTTCGCCCTGCTGGAGGTGCGTCTGGTCACGGGACGCACCCATCAGATCCGGGTCCACTGCGCCCACATCGGCCACCCCGTGGTGGGCGATCCCGTCTACGGCCGACGCCGCAACCCCTGGGGGCTGCGTCGCCAGGCGCTGCACGCCTACCGGCTGGCGTTCGCCCACCCGCGGGACGGCCGGGCCATGCAGTTCGAGGTGCCGCTGCCGGAAGACCTGGTGAGGGTCCTGCAGGCGCTGCGCAAGGGCGCGGCCGGGGCGCCGACGGCGCCGTGA
- the pyrR gene encoding bifunctional pyr operon transcriptional regulator/uracil phosphoribosyltransferase PyrR, with amino-acid sequence MTTRREKARVMDAADIRRALVRMAHEILERHRSAERLVLVGIRTRGVHLAARLGAAIERIEQVAPPVGVLDVTRYRDDRPHRTALAADAGAPDETSDAARALASALEPAGFPVEGRHVVLVDDVLYTGRTARAAMDALVDAGRPATIQLAVLIDRGHRELPIRADYVGKNVPTSRREHVAVRLVEEDGRDEVVIEEPA; translated from the coding sequence GTGACGACCCGGCGCGAGAAGGCGCGGGTGATGGACGCCGCGGACATCCGCCGGGCGCTCGTGCGCATGGCGCACGAGATCCTGGAGCGCCATCGCAGCGCCGAGCGCCTGGTGCTGGTCGGCATCCGCACGCGCGGCGTGCACCTGGCGGCGCGGCTGGGCGCGGCCATCGAGCGCATCGAGCAGGTCGCCCCGCCGGTGGGCGTGCTGGACGTCACGCGGTACCGCGACGACCGGCCGCACCGCACGGCGCTGGCCGCGGATGCCGGTGCGCCGGACGAGACGTCCGATGCAGCGCGCGCGTTGGCGAGTGCCCTGGAACCGGCGGGCTTCCCGGTCGAGGGCCGGCACGTGGTGCTGGTGGACGACGTGCTGTACACCGGCCGCACCGCCCGCGCCGCGATGGACGCCCTGGTGGATGCCGGCCGGCCGGCCACGATCCAGCTGGCGGTGCTGATCGACCGGGGACACCGCGAGCTGCCCATCCGGGCCGACTACGTGGGCAAGAACGTGCCCACCAGTCGCCGGGAGCACGTCGCGGTCCGGCTCGTCGAGGAGGATGGGCGGGACGAGGTCGTGATCGAAGAGCCGGCATGA